Proteins encoded by one window of bacterium:
- a CDS encoding LLM class flavin-dependent oxidoreductase, with translation MDRSLHFGVTLPQIKRSWEEARAAAESFDELGFDSVWVCDHLYGVPMPQLPILEAWSLLAAVAAVTRKVKLGSLVTPPFFRNPAVLAKQIATIDQIAGGGRIIAGLGGGWFEAEFEGYGARFPKTGERLRALDEMTQIMKSLWTEERTTFEGQHFQVKDCVLEPKPEEKPAILIGGSGEKILMGIAAREADIWNNMAVFQGQLEHKVGALRARCAEIGRDPAEITIAQQCTIVIAPDEATAKEQLGKAHKVYGGHMGASLEAHGIWGDPARVIDGIERHRALGCTMFVIEFFGRDTREPAKLFADTVLAKLR, from the coding sequence ATGGACCGTTCGCTTCACTTCGGCGTCACTCTTCCCCAGATCAAGCGCAGCTGGGAAGAAGCCCGAGCCGCTGCCGAGAGCTTCGACGAACTCGGCTTTGATTCCGTCTGGGTCTGCGATCACCTCTACGGCGTCCCCATGCCCCAGCTTCCGATCCTCGAAGCCTGGAGCCTGCTGGCCGCTGTTGCCGCGGTCACGCGGAAGGTGAAACTCGGCAGCCTGGTCACACCACCGTTCTTCAGGAACCCGGCCGTGTTGGCCAAGCAGATTGCGACCATCGATCAGATCGCCGGGGGAGGTCGGATCATCGCCGGGCTGGGTGGCGGCTGGTTCGAGGCGGAGTTCGAAGGCTACGGCGCCAGGTTCCCGAAGACCGGCGAGCGGTTGCGAGCCCTCGACGAGATGACACAGATCATGAAATCCCTGTGGACCGAAGAACGCACGACGTTCGAAGGTCAGCACTTCCAGGTGAAGGATTGTGTGCTCGAGCCCAAGCCCGAAGAGAAGCCGGCGATCCTGATTGGAGGCAGCGGCGAGAAGATCCTGATGGGAATCGCCGCGCGCGAGGCCGACATCTGGAACAACATGGCCGTCTTCCAGGGACAGCTCGAACACAAGGTGGGAGCGCTCCGAGCGCGATGTGCGGAGATAGGCCGGGATCCGGCGGAGATCACGATCGCCCAACAGTGCACGATCGTCATAGCGCCCGACGAGGCGACTGCGAAGGAACAGCTGGGCAAGGCGCACAAGGTCTACGGCGGCCACATGGGCGCGAGCCTCGAAGCCCACGGCATCTGGGGAGATCCCGCGCGGGTGATCGACGGCATCGAGCGCCACCGCGCCCTTGGCTGCACGATGTTCGTGATCGAGTTCTTCGGCCGGGATACCCGCGAACCGGCGAAGCTCTTCGCCGACACGGTTCTTGCGAAGCTGAGGTAG
- a CDS encoding type II/IV secretion system protein, whose product MPSPTSATEPRAPISLEELLEQLQSADRITAEQAQDVAARERTLHSQVLKERFGSVRSQAALRYDVAPAEILTAARIPDRKDPGKRHSEDTVAEFIAEQAGLGSVKISPLEVDAKLVTKTFSRPFARRHAVIPLAETAEGGLRLAITDPHDSVLREDLAQQLRVPLELVVCSKRDILGIIDRVYGFQASVSGAEESLGEGGFGAGLAPFLELRSNEELAAAGDEHVVTAVDYLLNYAFEQRASDIHLEPREFDAVIRFRIDGILHEIERLPMNVHCAVVSRIKVLAYMDIAERRRPQDGRIKTFRAEREVELRVSSLLSAFGEKVVIRVFDPDVLMTDLQQLGFGRDDRESYERWITSPSGLILVTGPTGSGKTTTLYSTLRYLAGPEINITTVEDPIEMVDPRFCQVQVQRQADVTFANALRSILRQDPDIIMVGEIRDTETANMAVQAALTGHLVFSTVHTRDAAGAVTRLVELGVERFLLSSVLRGVVAQRLVRSICPHCGVEGFLSSNQVDALGLKVPLERREQLRVQWGEGCVDCRQTGLYGRSGVFEMLDVGRRVRGLINEGADANEITRAARVEGMQSLREAAIQKLAAGDTPFEEVVRLTADSE is encoded by the coding sequence ATGCCGAGCCCTACGTCCGCGACCGAACCGCGTGCCCCGATCAGCCTGGAGGAGCTCCTCGAACAGCTCCAGTCCGCCGATCGCATCACCGCCGAACAGGCGCAGGACGTAGCGGCGCGGGAGCGCACGTTGCACAGCCAGGTGTTGAAGGAACGCTTCGGCTCCGTGCGCTCCCAGGCGGCATTGCGCTACGACGTGGCTCCGGCCGAAATCCTGACTGCGGCTCGTATTCCCGATCGCAAGGATCCCGGCAAGCGCCATTCCGAGGATACGGTTGCCGAGTTCATCGCAGAGCAGGCGGGCCTCGGCTCCGTGAAGATCTCGCCGCTCGAAGTCGATGCCAAGCTCGTCACGAAGACCTTCTCGCGTCCCTTCGCACGGCGCCACGCGGTCATCCCGCTGGCGGAGACAGCGGAGGGCGGCTTGCGCCTGGCCATCACGGATCCCCACGACAGTGTGCTCCGCGAAGATCTGGCCCAGCAGCTCCGTGTGCCGCTCGAGCTGGTCGTCTGCTCGAAGCGCGACATCCTCGGAATCATCGACCGGGTGTACGGCTTCCAGGCCAGTGTTTCCGGCGCGGAAGAGAGCCTGGGAGAAGGTGGCTTCGGCGCGGGCCTCGCTCCCTTCCTGGAGCTTCGCTCGAACGAAGAGCTGGCGGCCGCCGGCGACGAGCATGTGGTTACGGCGGTCGATTATCTCCTGAACTACGCGTTCGAGCAGCGCGCTTCGGATATCCATCTCGAACCGAGAGAATTCGACGCCGTCATTCGCTTTCGCATCGATGGCATCCTGCATGAGATCGAACGCTTGCCGATGAACGTCCACTGTGCGGTCGTTTCCCGCATCAAGGTGCTGGCGTATATGGACATCGCCGAGCGGCGGCGCCCCCAGGATGGTCGGATCAAGACCTTCCGAGCCGAGCGCGAGGTGGAGCTGCGCGTTTCGAGCCTGCTCTCGGCCTTCGGTGAGAAGGTCGTCATTCGCGTCTTCGATCCAGACGTGCTGATGACGGATCTCCAGCAGTTGGGTTTTGGCCGGGACGATCGCGAGAGCTACGAGCGTTGGATCACGTCGCCGAGCGGGCTGATTCTGGTCACCGGCCCGACGGGTTCCGGAAAGACGACGACGCTCTATTCGACGCTGCGCTATCTCGCCGGGCCCGAGATCAACATCACGACGGTCGAGGATCCGATCGAGATGGTGGATCCACGTTTCTGCCAGGTGCAGGTGCAACGTCAGGCAGACGTTACGTTCGCCAATGCCCTGCGATCGATCCTCCGGCAGGATCCTGACATCATCATGGTCGGTGAGATCCGCGATACGGAGACCGCGAACATGGCCGTGCAGGCAGCGCTCACCGGTCACCTCGTGTTCTCTACCGTTCATACCCGCGACGCGGCGGGCGCGGTTACCCGCCTGGTCGAGCTCGGCGTCGAGCGATTCCTCCTCTCGAGTGTGTTGAGAGGCGTGGTGGCCCAGCGCCTCGTGCGTTCCATCTGTCCGCATTGCGGTGTCGAGGGTTTCCTCTCTTCGAACCAGGTAGACGCGCTCGGCTTGAAGGTCCCGTTGGAGCGAAGAGAACAGCTGCGAGTGCAATGGGGCGAGGGCTGCGTAGACTGCCGTCAGACCGGCCTGTACGGACGAAGTGGTGTCTTCGAGATGCTCGATGTGGGTCGTCGTGTGCGCGGCTTGATCAATGAGGGCGCAGACGCCAATGAGATCACCCGCGCCGCCCGGGTGGAAGGCATGCAGAGCCTGCGGGAGGCGGCGATCCAGAAGCTCGCAGCCGGCGACACGCCCTTCGAAGAGGTCGTGCGGTTGACGGCGGATTCCGAATGA